A genomic stretch from Brucella sp. BE17 includes:
- a CDS encoding ABC transporter permease: MKPDTRRRVLSIACILGFFIAWELICLLFNVSSLVLPRPSQAFYTLWVKFPGIWPHALQTLYTTLVGFGLGIFIGVMLGMLIGSSRLAYDVAYPILVGFSSIPKVAIVPILVLWFGAGTVPAILTAMVMCVFPIVVNVATGLASTEPELQDVMRSLKASKLEILWNIGLPRTMPYFFASLKVAATLAFVGTVISETVASNRGIGNLMMIASSTFDVPLVFAGLFILAFLGVTLYALFSMVEARVTGWAVRSDRFAAGG; the protein is encoded by the coding sequence ATGAAACCCGATACCAGACGCCGTGTTTTATCTATTGCTTGCATTCTTGGCTTTTTCATTGCCTGGGAATTGATTTGTCTTCTTTTCAATGTGTCATCACTGGTACTGCCGCGGCCCTCGCAGGCTTTTTACACATTGTGGGTCAAGTTCCCGGGTATTTGGCCTCACGCCTTGCAGACGCTTTATACAACCCTTGTCGGGTTTGGCCTTGGAATTTTCATCGGCGTTATGCTCGGCATGTTGATCGGCTCATCGAGGCTGGCCTATGACGTAGCCTATCCGATCCTCGTCGGCTTTTCGTCAATACCCAAGGTGGCAATCGTTCCGATCCTGGTTCTGTGGTTTGGTGCAGGAACGGTACCTGCCATATTGACGGCGATGGTGATGTGCGTTTTTCCGATTGTCGTGAATGTTGCCACCGGTCTTGCGTCCACTGAGCCCGAACTTCAGGACGTCATGCGTTCGCTCAAGGCATCAAAACTGGAGATTCTCTGGAATATTGGCTTGCCACGGACGATGCCCTATTTCTTCGCATCGTTGAAGGTGGCGGCGACGCTGGCCTTTGTCGGAACGGTCATCTCCGAAACGGTTGCTTCCAATCGCGGTATAGGCAATCTAATGATGATCGCAAGCTCAACCTTCGATGTGCCGCTTGTATTCGCTGGCCTCTTCATTCTCGCGTTTCTGGGGGTCACGCTTTATGCGCTCTTCTCGATGGTTGAGGCCCGTGTCACTGGCTGGGCGGTTCGCAGTGACCGTTTTGCCGCAGGCGGCTGA